In a single window of the Rhopalosiphum padi isolate XX-2018 chromosome 1, ASM2088224v1, whole genome shotgun sequence genome:
- the LOC132916939 gene encoding ATP-binding cassette subfamily G member 4 isoform X2, producing MDFNHYRSCESMEPKDDSNRLCEPKGLFIKDRKQDQVTLRFKNLYYTVSLGIGKGTKDVLKNINGIFAPNQLVAIMGPSGAGKSSLLDVLSGYNLKGVRGNVTVNGEERRLDSFRRLSCYIQQDDRLQPLLTVNENMSVAANLKLSMDKTQKYKDAVVDEILSTLGLDKCKATRTARLSGGQKKRLSIALELINNPMVMFLDEPTTGLDSSSCSQCISLLRLLAHQGRTIICTIHQPSASLFQMFDQVYILSQGTCLYQGSTGNVIPYLSKLELPCPIYHNPADFVIELACGDHGNDKIQKMAKEIENGKCLTWTGHSDLLAINDTPTVNETQKISKEVDVVHETSAYNQLKCLLHRGVLKCKRDPDLTYLRIGVNITVSLLLGTLFLQIGDDGSKIFDNYNLLFSILMHHVGSTLMLNIINFPAEISILTKEHFNRWYSLKSYYIATNILDIPITTLGCLIFSVIIYLMTGQPLEWNRFGMFTFISWLMVLISQSLGFIIGAWFSVINGNFVGPIIVVLLMVFSGFGVNLRDIPYLLKWGTEISFLRYGLDALVAAIYDKRGILPCYSLYCHYKYPTKFLDEVAMTTDHFNYDVYALVITLLITRVVAYFLLRLRVRSRVSL from the exons atggattttaatCACTATCGTAG CTGTGAGTCTATGGAGCCGAAAGATGATTCAAACAGGCTATGTGAGCCAAAAGGACTGTTCATCAAAGACAGGAAACAAGACCAAGTCACGCTAAGATTTAAAAACCTATACTATACAGTCTCACTCGGAATTGGAAAAG GAACCAAAGATGTTCTTAAGAACATTAATGGCATATTTGCACCAAATCAATTGGTTGCTATTATGGGACCATCAGGTGCGGGTAAATCTTCACTTCTGGACGTTTTATCCGGTTATAA tttgaAAGGTGTCCGAGGGAACGTTACTGTAAATGGCGAAGAAAGGCGTTTAGATAGTTTCCGAAGATTATCTTGCTATATCCAACAAGATGATCGCTTGCAACCGCTGTTAACAGTAAATGAAAACATGTCCGTTGCTGCAAATCTTAAGCTCTCTATGGACAAGactcaaaaatataaagatgctgtg gtggACGAAATATTATCTACACTGGGTCTTGACAAATGTAAGGCCACTAGAACCGCAAGATTATCTGGTGGTCAAAAAAAAAGACTTTCAATAGCTCTAGAATTAATAAACAATCCAATGGTCATGTTTCTAGACGAACCAACGAC TGGCTTAGACAGTTCTTCATGTTCTCAATGTATATCACTTCTACGATTATTAGCTCATCAGGGAAGAACTATAATATGCACAATTCATCAACCTAGTGCATCACTATTCCAAATGTTTGATCAAGTTTATATTCTTTCGCAAGGCACATGTTTGTACCAAGGGTCTACCGGCAATGTAATACCATACCTATCAAAACTCGAATTGCCCTGTCCCATTTATCACAATCCAGCTgattttg taatcgAATTGGCTTGTGGCGATCACGGAAAcgacaaaattcaaaaaatggcAAAGGAAATCGAAAATGGGAAGTGTTTAACATGGACAGGACATTCTGATTTACTAGCCATCAATGACACACCTACAG tgaaCGAAactcaaaaaatatcaaaagaagTCGACGTGGTCCATGAAACTTCTGCTTATAACCAATTGAAATGTTTGTTACATCGAggagttttaaaatgtaaaagagATCCG gaTTTGACTTATCTACGAATAGGTGTAAATATAACAGtaagtttattattaggtacactATTTTTACAAATTGGCGATGATGGCAGTAAAATTTTCGACaactataatttacttttttccaTTCTCATGCATCACGTTGGATCAACAttgatgttaaatattattaatt TTCCTGCTGAAATCTCTATACTGACAAAAGAACATTTTAATAGATGGTATTCATTAAAATCATACTATATCGCTACGAACATACTTGATATTCCAATTACG ACACTTGGTTGTTTGATATTTTccgtaatcatttatttaatgacAGGACAACCATTGGAGTGGAATAGATTTGGCATGTTTACATTCATTAGTTGGTTAATGGTTCTTATTTCTCAGAGTTTAGGATTCATTATTGGTGCTTGGTTTAGCGTTATT aacGGTAACTTCGTTGGACCCATTATCGTTGTTTTGTTGATGGTGTTCAGTGGCTTTGGTGTGAATCTCCGCGATATACCATATCTATTGAAGTGGGGAACGGAAATATCATTCTTGAGATATGGTTTGGATGCACTAGTCGCCGCTATCTACGATAAACGTGGCATTTTGCCATGTTACTCTTTGTATTGCCATTACAAGTATCCAACAAAGTTTTTAGATGAAGTCGCCATGACCACTGATCATTTCAACTACGATGTATATGCATTAGTCATCACTCTGCTGATCACCAGAGTAGTTGCATACTTTTTGCTACGACTTAGAGTCAGATCCAgagtatcattataa
- the LOC132916939 gene encoding ATP-binding cassette subfamily G member 4 isoform X1, with amino-acid sequence MHYVIVNNMLRTASFFYIYSRHDVTCHSPLLIFLFNNCESMEPKDDSNRLCEPKGLFIKDRKQDQVTLRFKNLYYTVSLGIGKGTKDVLKNINGIFAPNQLVAIMGPSGAGKSSLLDVLSGYNLKGVRGNVTVNGEERRLDSFRRLSCYIQQDDRLQPLLTVNENMSVAANLKLSMDKTQKYKDAVVDEILSTLGLDKCKATRTARLSGGQKKRLSIALELINNPMVMFLDEPTTGLDSSSCSQCISLLRLLAHQGRTIICTIHQPSASLFQMFDQVYILSQGTCLYQGSTGNVIPYLSKLELPCPIYHNPADFVIELACGDHGNDKIQKMAKEIENGKCLTWTGHSDLLAINDTPTVNETQKISKEVDVVHETSAYNQLKCLLHRGVLKCKRDPDLTYLRIGVNITVSLLLGTLFLQIGDDGSKIFDNYNLLFSILMHHVGSTLMLNIINFPAEISILTKEHFNRWYSLKSYYIATNILDIPITTLGCLIFSVIIYLMTGQPLEWNRFGMFTFISWLMVLISQSLGFIIGAWFSVINGNFVGPIIVVLLMVFSGFGVNLRDIPYLLKWGTEISFLRYGLDALVAAIYDKRGILPCYSLYCHYKYPTKFLDEVAMTTDHFNYDVYALVITLLITRVVAYFLLRLRVRSRVSL; translated from the exons ATGCACTATGTTatcgtaaataatatgttacggACTGCCAGTTTTTTCTATATCTATAGTCGTCACGACGTCACTTGTCATTCGCCACTACTGATTTTTCTATtcaataa CTGTGAGTCTATGGAGCCGAAAGATGATTCAAACAGGCTATGTGAGCCAAAAGGACTGTTCATCAAAGACAGGAAACAAGACCAAGTCACGCTAAGATTTAAAAACCTATACTATACAGTCTCACTCGGAATTGGAAAAG GAACCAAAGATGTTCTTAAGAACATTAATGGCATATTTGCACCAAATCAATTGGTTGCTATTATGGGACCATCAGGTGCGGGTAAATCTTCACTTCTGGACGTTTTATCCGGTTATAA tttgaAAGGTGTCCGAGGGAACGTTACTGTAAATGGCGAAGAAAGGCGTTTAGATAGTTTCCGAAGATTATCTTGCTATATCCAACAAGATGATCGCTTGCAACCGCTGTTAACAGTAAATGAAAACATGTCCGTTGCTGCAAATCTTAAGCTCTCTATGGACAAGactcaaaaatataaagatgctgtg gtggACGAAATATTATCTACACTGGGTCTTGACAAATGTAAGGCCACTAGAACCGCAAGATTATCTGGTGGTCAAAAAAAAAGACTTTCAATAGCTCTAGAATTAATAAACAATCCAATGGTCATGTTTCTAGACGAACCAACGAC TGGCTTAGACAGTTCTTCATGTTCTCAATGTATATCACTTCTACGATTATTAGCTCATCAGGGAAGAACTATAATATGCACAATTCATCAACCTAGTGCATCACTATTCCAAATGTTTGATCAAGTTTATATTCTTTCGCAAGGCACATGTTTGTACCAAGGGTCTACCGGCAATGTAATACCATACCTATCAAAACTCGAATTGCCCTGTCCCATTTATCACAATCCAGCTgattttg taatcgAATTGGCTTGTGGCGATCACGGAAAcgacaaaattcaaaaaatggcAAAGGAAATCGAAAATGGGAAGTGTTTAACATGGACAGGACATTCTGATTTACTAGCCATCAATGACACACCTACAG tgaaCGAAactcaaaaaatatcaaaagaagTCGACGTGGTCCATGAAACTTCTGCTTATAACCAATTGAAATGTTTGTTACATCGAggagttttaaaatgtaaaagagATCCG gaTTTGACTTATCTACGAATAGGTGTAAATATAACAGtaagtttattattaggtacactATTTTTACAAATTGGCGATGATGGCAGTAAAATTTTCGACaactataatttacttttttccaTTCTCATGCATCACGTTGGATCAACAttgatgttaaatattattaatt TTCCTGCTGAAATCTCTATACTGACAAAAGAACATTTTAATAGATGGTATTCATTAAAATCATACTATATCGCTACGAACATACTTGATATTCCAATTACG ACACTTGGTTGTTTGATATTTTccgtaatcatttatttaatgacAGGACAACCATTGGAGTGGAATAGATTTGGCATGTTTACATTCATTAGTTGGTTAATGGTTCTTATTTCTCAGAGTTTAGGATTCATTATTGGTGCTTGGTTTAGCGTTATT aacGGTAACTTCGTTGGACCCATTATCGTTGTTTTGTTGATGGTGTTCAGTGGCTTTGGTGTGAATCTCCGCGATATACCATATCTATTGAAGTGGGGAACGGAAATATCATTCTTGAGATATGGTTTGGATGCACTAGTCGCCGCTATCTACGATAAACGTGGCATTTTGCCATGTTACTCTTTGTATTGCCATTACAAGTATCCAACAAAGTTTTTAGATGAAGTCGCCATGACCACTGATCATTTCAACTACGATGTATATGCATTAGTCATCACTCTGCTGATCACCAGAGTAGTTGCATACTTTTTGCTACGACTTAGAGTCAGATCCAgagtatcattataa
- the LOC132916939 gene encoding ATP-binding cassette subfamily G member 4 isoform X3 has product MKSCESMEPKDDSNRLCEPKGLFIKDRKQDQVTLRFKNLYYTVSLGIGKGTKDVLKNINGIFAPNQLVAIMGPSGAGKSSLLDVLSGYNLKGVRGNVTVNGEERRLDSFRRLSCYIQQDDRLQPLLTVNENMSVAANLKLSMDKTQKYKDAVVDEILSTLGLDKCKATRTARLSGGQKKRLSIALELINNPMVMFLDEPTTGLDSSSCSQCISLLRLLAHQGRTIICTIHQPSASLFQMFDQVYILSQGTCLYQGSTGNVIPYLSKLELPCPIYHNPADFVIELACGDHGNDKIQKMAKEIENGKCLTWTGHSDLLAINDTPTVNETQKISKEVDVVHETSAYNQLKCLLHRGVLKCKRDPDLTYLRIGVNITVSLLLGTLFLQIGDDGSKIFDNYNLLFSILMHHVGSTLMLNIINFPAEISILTKEHFNRWYSLKSYYIATNILDIPITTLGCLIFSVIIYLMTGQPLEWNRFGMFTFISWLMVLISQSLGFIIGAWFSVINGNFVGPIIVVLLMVFSGFGVNLRDIPYLLKWGTEISFLRYGLDALVAAIYDKRGILPCYSLYCHYKYPTKFLDEVAMTTDHFNYDVYALVITLLITRVVAYFLLRLRVRSRVSL; this is encoded by the exons ATGAAAAG CTGTGAGTCTATGGAGCCGAAAGATGATTCAAACAGGCTATGTGAGCCAAAAGGACTGTTCATCAAAGACAGGAAACAAGACCAAGTCACGCTAAGATTTAAAAACCTATACTATACAGTCTCACTCGGAATTGGAAAAG GAACCAAAGATGTTCTTAAGAACATTAATGGCATATTTGCACCAAATCAATTGGTTGCTATTATGGGACCATCAGGTGCGGGTAAATCTTCACTTCTGGACGTTTTATCCGGTTATAA tttgaAAGGTGTCCGAGGGAACGTTACTGTAAATGGCGAAGAAAGGCGTTTAGATAGTTTCCGAAGATTATCTTGCTATATCCAACAAGATGATCGCTTGCAACCGCTGTTAACAGTAAATGAAAACATGTCCGTTGCTGCAAATCTTAAGCTCTCTATGGACAAGactcaaaaatataaagatgctgtg gtggACGAAATATTATCTACACTGGGTCTTGACAAATGTAAGGCCACTAGAACCGCAAGATTATCTGGTGGTCAAAAAAAAAGACTTTCAATAGCTCTAGAATTAATAAACAATCCAATGGTCATGTTTCTAGACGAACCAACGAC TGGCTTAGACAGTTCTTCATGTTCTCAATGTATATCACTTCTACGATTATTAGCTCATCAGGGAAGAACTATAATATGCACAATTCATCAACCTAGTGCATCACTATTCCAAATGTTTGATCAAGTTTATATTCTTTCGCAAGGCACATGTTTGTACCAAGGGTCTACCGGCAATGTAATACCATACCTATCAAAACTCGAATTGCCCTGTCCCATTTATCACAATCCAGCTgattttg taatcgAATTGGCTTGTGGCGATCACGGAAAcgacaaaattcaaaaaatggcAAAGGAAATCGAAAATGGGAAGTGTTTAACATGGACAGGACATTCTGATTTACTAGCCATCAATGACACACCTACAG tgaaCGAAactcaaaaaatatcaaaagaagTCGACGTGGTCCATGAAACTTCTGCTTATAACCAATTGAAATGTTTGTTACATCGAggagttttaaaatgtaaaagagATCCG gaTTTGACTTATCTACGAATAGGTGTAAATATAACAGtaagtttattattaggtacactATTTTTACAAATTGGCGATGATGGCAGTAAAATTTTCGACaactataatttacttttttccaTTCTCATGCATCACGTTGGATCAACAttgatgttaaatattattaatt TTCCTGCTGAAATCTCTATACTGACAAAAGAACATTTTAATAGATGGTATTCATTAAAATCATACTATATCGCTACGAACATACTTGATATTCCAATTACG ACACTTGGTTGTTTGATATTTTccgtaatcatttatttaatgacAGGACAACCATTGGAGTGGAATAGATTTGGCATGTTTACATTCATTAGTTGGTTAATGGTTCTTATTTCTCAGAGTTTAGGATTCATTATTGGTGCTTGGTTTAGCGTTATT aacGGTAACTTCGTTGGACCCATTATCGTTGTTTTGTTGATGGTGTTCAGTGGCTTTGGTGTGAATCTCCGCGATATACCATATCTATTGAAGTGGGGAACGGAAATATCATTCTTGAGATATGGTTTGGATGCACTAGTCGCCGCTATCTACGATAAACGTGGCATTTTGCCATGTTACTCTTTGTATTGCCATTACAAGTATCCAACAAAGTTTTTAGATGAAGTCGCCATGACCACTGATCATTTCAACTACGATGTATATGCATTAGTCATCACTCTGCTGATCACCAGAGTAGTTGCATACTTTTTGCTACGACTTAGAGTCAGATCCAgagtatcattataa
- the LOC132916939 gene encoding ATP-binding cassette subfamily G member 4 isoform X4, whose translation MEPKDDSNRLCEPKGLFIKDRKQDQVTLRFKNLYYTVSLGIGKGTKDVLKNINGIFAPNQLVAIMGPSGAGKSSLLDVLSGYNLKGVRGNVTVNGEERRLDSFRRLSCYIQQDDRLQPLLTVNENMSVAANLKLSMDKTQKYKDAVVDEILSTLGLDKCKATRTARLSGGQKKRLSIALELINNPMVMFLDEPTTGLDSSSCSQCISLLRLLAHQGRTIICTIHQPSASLFQMFDQVYILSQGTCLYQGSTGNVIPYLSKLELPCPIYHNPADFVIELACGDHGNDKIQKMAKEIENGKCLTWTGHSDLLAINDTPTVNETQKISKEVDVVHETSAYNQLKCLLHRGVLKCKRDPDLTYLRIGVNITVSLLLGTLFLQIGDDGSKIFDNYNLLFSILMHHVGSTLMLNIINFPAEISILTKEHFNRWYSLKSYYIATNILDIPITTLGCLIFSVIIYLMTGQPLEWNRFGMFTFISWLMVLISQSLGFIIGAWFSVINGNFVGPIIVVLLMVFSGFGVNLRDIPYLLKWGTEISFLRYGLDALVAAIYDKRGILPCYSLYCHYKYPTKFLDEVAMTTDHFNYDVYALVITLLITRVVAYFLLRLRVRSRVSL comes from the exons ATGGAGCCGAAAGATGATTCAAACAGGCTATGTGAGCCAAAAGGACTGTTCATCAAAGACAGGAAACAAGACCAAGTCACGCTAAGATTTAAAAACCTATACTATACAGTCTCACTCGGAATTGGAAAAG GAACCAAAGATGTTCTTAAGAACATTAATGGCATATTTGCACCAAATCAATTGGTTGCTATTATGGGACCATCAGGTGCGGGTAAATCTTCACTTCTGGACGTTTTATCCGGTTATAA tttgaAAGGTGTCCGAGGGAACGTTACTGTAAATGGCGAAGAAAGGCGTTTAGATAGTTTCCGAAGATTATCTTGCTATATCCAACAAGATGATCGCTTGCAACCGCTGTTAACAGTAAATGAAAACATGTCCGTTGCTGCAAATCTTAAGCTCTCTATGGACAAGactcaaaaatataaagatgctgtg gtggACGAAATATTATCTACACTGGGTCTTGACAAATGTAAGGCCACTAGAACCGCAAGATTATCTGGTGGTCAAAAAAAAAGACTTTCAATAGCTCTAGAATTAATAAACAATCCAATGGTCATGTTTCTAGACGAACCAACGAC TGGCTTAGACAGTTCTTCATGTTCTCAATGTATATCACTTCTACGATTATTAGCTCATCAGGGAAGAACTATAATATGCACAATTCATCAACCTAGTGCATCACTATTCCAAATGTTTGATCAAGTTTATATTCTTTCGCAAGGCACATGTTTGTACCAAGGGTCTACCGGCAATGTAATACCATACCTATCAAAACTCGAATTGCCCTGTCCCATTTATCACAATCCAGCTgattttg taatcgAATTGGCTTGTGGCGATCACGGAAAcgacaaaattcaaaaaatggcAAAGGAAATCGAAAATGGGAAGTGTTTAACATGGACAGGACATTCTGATTTACTAGCCATCAATGACACACCTACAG tgaaCGAAactcaaaaaatatcaaaagaagTCGACGTGGTCCATGAAACTTCTGCTTATAACCAATTGAAATGTTTGTTACATCGAggagttttaaaatgtaaaagagATCCG gaTTTGACTTATCTACGAATAGGTGTAAATATAACAGtaagtttattattaggtacactATTTTTACAAATTGGCGATGATGGCAGTAAAATTTTCGACaactataatttacttttttccaTTCTCATGCATCACGTTGGATCAACAttgatgttaaatattattaatt TTCCTGCTGAAATCTCTATACTGACAAAAGAACATTTTAATAGATGGTATTCATTAAAATCATACTATATCGCTACGAACATACTTGATATTCCAATTACG ACACTTGGTTGTTTGATATTTTccgtaatcatttatttaatgacAGGACAACCATTGGAGTGGAATAGATTTGGCATGTTTACATTCATTAGTTGGTTAATGGTTCTTATTTCTCAGAGTTTAGGATTCATTATTGGTGCTTGGTTTAGCGTTATT aacGGTAACTTCGTTGGACCCATTATCGTTGTTTTGTTGATGGTGTTCAGTGGCTTTGGTGTGAATCTCCGCGATATACCATATCTATTGAAGTGGGGAACGGAAATATCATTCTTGAGATATGGTTTGGATGCACTAGTCGCCGCTATCTACGATAAACGTGGCATTTTGCCATGTTACTCTTTGTATTGCCATTACAAGTATCCAACAAAGTTTTTAGATGAAGTCGCCATGACCACTGATCATTTCAACTACGATGTATATGCATTAGTCATCACTCTGCTGATCACCAGAGTAGTTGCATACTTTTTGCTACGACTTAGAGTCAGATCCAgagtatcattataa